A single region of the Oreochromis niloticus isolate F11D_XX linkage group LG19, O_niloticus_UMD_NMBU, whole genome shotgun sequence genome encodes:
- the LOC106097125 gene encoding uncharacterized protein LOC106097125 isoform X1, which yields MRWQCKLCKHEESSKVSLLKHYRVKHGTFGHGYSIPCLHLNCPCSFKTWGALRSHLSRSHSSHETEECEVLPTIRCKICDSFYPNTKDHFQHINSHLKSHETIECVFDGCEFKTNICGTYATHRSRKHRFCSWKHFKTNLISKQTVSTSNEIFLPALELEDHEDLDVTIELGCERETTNEILKNIGVLLLKLESIYNVSGKCVDDLVEQLNYICTLSLQYIPKSISDILIKNNCNIDQSFVSELAEKICHCSPLCAALSPDGPFASRYKRQKYFKENFCVIEPVEYCLDPEKNSTFQYVPILQSLQLLLSKEDVNSILTRHLNTSQLSSFHDGQYFKQNQLCAIEDLSISLVLYVDDFEICNPLGTSRKKHKVTAVYWVLADIPTELRSQLTSIQLALLCKASDVKTFSYETVLEPLLKDLITLERDGIFLFTAW from the coding sequence ATGAGATGGCAGTGTAAACTCTGCAAACATGAGGAGTCATCAAAAGTGTCACTACTCAAACATTATCGAGTGAAACATGGTACATTTGGTCATGGCTATTCCATACCCTGTCTTCATTTGAATTGTCCTTGCTCTTTTAAGACATGGGGTGCCTTACGCTCACACTTGTCTAGGTCTCACAGTTCGCATGAAACGGAAGAGTGTGAGGTCCTTCCAACTATTAGATGTAAAATCTGTGACTCTTTTTACCCAAACACAAAAGACCATTTTCAACATATAAATTCCCATTTGAAAAGCCATGAAACCATAGAGTGTGTTTTTGATGGCTGTGAGTTTAAGACAAACATTTGTGGGACTTATGCGACTCACAGAAGTCGAAAGCACAGATTTTGTTCATGGAAGCACTTTAAAACTAACTTGATTTCAAAGCAAACTGTCAGTACATCTAATGAAATCTTCTTACCAGCACTGGAATTAGAAGATCACGAGGACTTGGATGTCACCATTGAACTTGGTTGTGAAAGGGAAACAACAAATGAAATTTTGAAAAATATTGGTGTGCTCTTGTTAAAACTGGAAAGCATCTATAATGTTTCTGGTAaatgtgtggatgacttggtgGAACAGCTCAATTATATCTGCACATTATCACTTCAGTATATTCCAAAGTCAATAAGTGATATTCTTATTAAGAATAACTGTAATATTGatcagtcttttgtcagtgaaTTGGCTGAAAAAATATGTCACTGTAGTCCTTTATGTGCAGCCCTTAGTCCTGATGGTCCCTTTGCTTCAAGATATAAGAGACAGAAATATTTCAAGGAAAACTTCTGTGTTATTGAACCAGTAGAATACTGTTTGGATCCAGAAAAGAATTCCACTTTTCAGTATGTGCCTATTCTTCAGTCCTTGCAGCTGTTACTGAGTAAAGAAGATGTTAACAGTATATTAACTAGACATTTGAACACTTCACAGTTATCCTCTTTCCACGATGGACAATATTTCAAGCAAAACCAACTTTGTGCTATTGAGGACTTAAGTATTTCCCTTGTTCTCTATGTGGATGACTTTGAAATTTGTAATCCACTTGGGActtcaagaaaaaaacacaaagtcacaGCTGTGTACTGGGTACTTGCTGATATACCAACTGAACTGAGATCACAGCTAACATCAATTCAATTGGCTCTCCTGTGTAAGGCAAGTGATGTTAAAACTTTTAGCTATGAAACTGTTCTCGAGCCACTTTTAAAGGATCTCATAACATTAGAGAGAGACGGGATTTTTTTGTTCACAGCTTGGTAG
- the LOC106097125 gene encoding uncharacterized protein LOC106097125 isoform X3: MDSVALKVIFGQQSEKLVLSSGMPRTVEELHETVRETFGLVEDFTLHYYDDSFGDFFTLHSPNQIKDRGTVKAVVIPSVVLTLIPQCENPSDVSSLNESSSSSTYKTTEDQTDGSSRSSDNTVILSPLQSPLKTAWPDEIVIPLFSVATETVLKNAKQVFVQNGTVLNNTSVKSDIMEKLADYMYSYTAYPTGLQIGEVAEALVKKHPCLTEPGSRNGWMGWMYSLKYKMGNYRSKLRSLGVPEVTCNSLKNKHPDDKAPAKNIKKARKGEVLFLPHYPGQDGKEQQELERQQLIDECKKKNSTAIKDLMCKTFAHRRHDIISQQLSVSDIKDRWPALFDVSQVSAEFHRITTLNLEPKFMSSLDLYSSKLLSLFQAKKGAAGQRHRAQLNLLLQSGNSIEKK; encoded by the exons ATGGACTCCGTTGCCTTGAAAGTAATTTTTggacaacagagtgagaagCTTGTGCTCTCTTCAGGAATGCCCAGGACTGTTGAGGAGTTGCATGAGACAGTGAGAGAGACATTTGGGCTAGTTGAGGATTTCACATTGCACTATTATGATGACTCATTTGGAGATTTCTTTACACTTCATTCTCCCAACCAAATCAAAGATAGGGGTACAGTCAAAGCTGTGGTCATTCCATCAGTAGTGCTTACATTGATTCCTCAGTGTGAAAATCCCTCAGATGTAAGTTCACTGAATGAAAGTTCAAGCTCTTCAACCTATAAAACCACAGAGGACCAAACAGATGGATCATCTCGGTCTTCAGACAACACTGTTATACTCTCCCCTCTTCAAAGTCCTCTGAAGACTGCATGGCCAGATGAAATTGTCATTCCACTTTTCTCTGTGGCAACAGAGACTGTACTGAAAAATGCCAAGCAAGTCTTTGTTCAAAATGGCACTGTGCTGAACAATACTTCAGTCAAGTCAGATATAATGGAAAAATTAGCTGATTATATGTACAGCTACACAGCCTACCCTACTGGCCTTCAAATTGGAGAAGTGGCAGAGGCTCTGGTCAAAAAGCACCCATGTCTGACAGAGCCAGGCAGTCGTAATGGCTGGATGGGATGGATGTATAGTCTTAAATACAAGATGGGAAATTACAGGTCAAAGTTACGAAGTCTTGGAGTTCCAGAGGTTACTTGCAACTCACTGAAGAACAAGCACCCTGATGACAAGGCTCCAGCGAAAAACATAAAGAAGGCGCGGAAAGGAGAAGTGCTGTTTCTGCCACACTATCCAGGACAAGATGGTAAAGAACAGCAAGAGCTGGAGCGACAACAACTGATTGATGAGtgtaagaagaaaaacagcacagCCATCAAGGATTTAATGTGCAAAACCTTTGCACATAGAAGACATGATATTATCAGCCAACAGCTGAGTGTCAGCGACATCAAGGACAGATGGCCGGCGTTGTTTGACGTCTCCCAA GTCAGTGCAGAGTTTCATAGGATCACGACCCTGAACCTTGAACCAAAGTTCATGTCATCGTTGGACTTGTATTCATCCAAACTCCTGTCCTTGTTTCAAGCCAAGAAAGGTGCTGCTGGACAACGCCACAGGGCACAGTTAAACCTTCTGCTTCAG AGTGGAAATTCCATCGAGAAAAAATGA
- the LOC106097125 gene encoding uncharacterized protein LOC106097125 isoform X2 yields MDSVALKVIFGQQSEKLVLSSGMPRTVEELHETVRETFGLVEDFTLHYYDDSFGDFFTLHSPNQIKDRGTVKAVVIPSVVLTLIPQCENPSDVSSLNESSSSSTYKTTEDQTDGSSRSSDNTVILSPLQSPLKTAWPDEIVIPLFSVATETVLKNAKQVFVQNGTVLNNTSVKSDIMEKLADYMYSYTAYPTGLQIGEVAEALVKKHPCLTEPGSRNGWMGWMYSLKYKMGNYRSKLRSLGVPEVTCNSLKNKHPDDKAPAKNIKKARKGEVLFLPHYPGQDGKEQQELERQQLIDECKKKNSTAIKDLMCKTFAHRRHDIISQQLSVSDIKDRWPALFDVSQVSAEFHRITTLNLEPKFMSSLDLYSSKLLSLFQAKKGAAGQRHRAQLNLLLQVRKIAFSNHKNVPTQH; encoded by the exons ATGGACTCCGTTGCCTTGAAAGTAATTTTTggacaacagagtgagaagCTTGTGCTCTCTTCAGGAATGCCCAGGACTGTTGAGGAGTTGCATGAGACAGTGAGAGAGACATTTGGGCTAGTTGAGGATTTCACATTGCACTATTATGATGACTCATTTGGAGATTTCTTTACACTTCATTCTCCCAACCAAATCAAAGATAGGGGTACAGTCAAAGCTGTGGTCATTCCATCAGTAGTGCTTACATTGATTCCTCAGTGTGAAAATCCCTCAGATGTAAGTTCACTGAATGAAAGTTCAAGCTCTTCAACCTATAAAACCACAGAGGACCAAACAGATGGATCATCTCGGTCTTCAGACAACACTGTTATACTCTCCCCTCTTCAAAGTCCTCTGAAGACTGCATGGCCAGATGAAATTGTCATTCCACTTTTCTCTGTGGCAACAGAGACTGTACTGAAAAATGCCAAGCAAGTCTTTGTTCAAAATGGCACTGTGCTGAACAATACTTCAGTCAAGTCAGATATAATGGAAAAATTAGCTGATTATATGTACAGCTACACAGCCTACCCTACTGGCCTTCAAATTGGAGAAGTGGCAGAGGCTCTGGTCAAAAAGCACCCATGTCTGACAGAGCCAGGCAGTCGTAATGGCTGGATGGGATGGATGTATAGTCTTAAATACAAGATGGGAAATTACAGGTCAAAGTTACGAAGTCTTGGAGTTCCAGAGGTTACTTGCAACTCACTGAAGAACAAGCACCCTGATGACAAGGCTCCAGCGAAAAACATAAAGAAGGCGCGGAAAGGAGAAGTGCTGTTTCTGCCACACTATCCAGGACAAGATGGTAAAGAACAGCAAGAGCTGGAGCGACAACAACTGATTGATGAGtgtaagaagaaaaacagcacagCCATCAAGGATTTAATGTGCAAAACCTTTGCACATAGAAGACATGATATTATCAGCCAACAGCTGAGTGTCAGCGACATCAAGGACAGATGGCCGGCGTTGTTTGACGTCTCCCAA GTCAGTGCAGAGTTTCATAGGATCACGACCCTGAACCTTGAACCAAAGTTCATGTCATCGTTGGACTTGTATTCATCCAAACTCCTGTCCTTGTTTCAAGCCAAGAAAGGTGCTGCTGGACAACGCCACAGGGCACAGTTAAACCTTCTGCTTCAGGTAAGGAAGATTGCATTTTCTAACCACAAAAACGTTCCAACACAGCATTGA